The proteins below come from a single Gossypium raimondii isolate GPD5lz chromosome 2, ASM2569854v1, whole genome shotgun sequence genomic window:
- the LOC105789780 gene encoding probable rhamnogalacturonate lyase B, giving the protein MEKVVNMSHWRSKLVLWMIMVIQLSLFLSVFSTEIHARKLLKDNHINTNDVRLHISDRQVIIDNGLVEVTIENPSGYLIGIKYKEMENVLERRNHNSNRGYWDIVWDDDAYDKLETKHVEVITQTNDIVELSFTKTWSSKNHGKTLPLNIQKRYIVRRGISGVYMYGIFERQEDFPEAHMYQIRIAFKLQEDKFRFMAISDTIQRVMPQSEDRVKGHSKPLDFKEAVLLTNPSNPKLKGEVDDKYQYSTENKDNKLNGWISDHDAVSFWIMTPSNEFRTGGPHKQDLTSHVGPTALSMFVSTHYTGPEIDTFYKEGEAWKKVFGPVLIYLNSASSKDDDHRKILWNDAKRQLSEEIESWPYNFTRSEDFPHSQQRGQVNGQLLVQDRYMDKQLMQAKSAFVGLAPPGEVDSWQKEGKGYQFWTQTDKIGRFNIKNVRPGVYNLYAWVHGFIGSYKLDLNITIQPGNKIELGTLIYDPPRNGPTLWEIGIPDRTAAEFFIPEPYPQYVNSITNDGADKFRQYGLWDRYSNIYRDSDLVYTVGASNYSKDWFFAHVPRKTGDDRYRPTTWQIKYNLQDVNNRGTYTLQMAIAAASFAEVEVRFNDPNSDRPHFTTRRIGYDNAVPRHGIHGLYRLYSIEVPGYRFRKGNNTIYLTQTRSDNPFEAVMYDYIRLEGPNSLND; this is encoded by the exons ATGGAGAAGGTGGTCAACATGAGCCATTGGAGAAGTAAGCTTGTTTTGTGGATGATAATGGTGATTCAATTATCACTGTTTCTCTCTGTTTTCTCTACTGAAATCCATGCCAG AAAACTCCTAAAGGACAACCACATTAACACTAATGATGTCCGGTTACACATAAGTGATCGCCAA gtGATTATTGATAATGGACTTGTTGAAGTCACTATCGAGAATCCATCTGGTTACTTGATAGGAATTAAATATAAAGAGATGGAAAATGTACTTGAAAGGAGAAACCATAATTCCAATAGAgg gtacTGGGACATTGTGTGGGATGATGATGCCTATGATAA ACTGGAAACCAAGCACGTCGAGGTCATAACACAAACTAATGACATTGTAGAGCTTTCCTTTACCAAAACATGGAGTTCTAAAAACCATGGAAAGACACTTCCCCTGAACATACAAAAAAGGTACATAGTCCGGCGCGGCATCTCGGGGGTCTACATGTACGGCATTTTCGAGCGCCAGGAAGATTTTCCGGAAGCTCATATGTACCAAATAAGGATTGCTTTCAAGCTCCAGGAAGACAA GTTCCGGTTCATGGCGATATCGGACACGATACAACGGGTCATGCCTCAAAGTGAAGATCGGGTCAAAGGTCATAGTAAGCCTCTTGACTTCAAAGAAGCTGTTTTACTGACAAATCCATCAAATCCAAAACTTAAAGGAGAG GTTGACGATAAGTACCAATATTCTACTGAGAATAAAGATAATAAACTTAACGGTTGGATATCGGACCACGATGCCGTCAGTTTTTGGATAATGACCCCTAGTAATGAGTTTAGAACCGGCGGTCCGCATAAACAGGACCTTACTTCTCATGTCGGTCCGACTGCTCTTTCG aTGTTTGTTAGTACGCATTATACTGGACCCGAAATCGACACATTCTATAAGGAAGGAGAGGCTTGGAAAAAAGTTTTTGGTCCGGTTTTGATCTATCTGAATTCTGCTTCTTCAAAGGACGATGATCACCGCAAGATCCTGTGGAATGATGCTAAAAGACAG ttgagTGAAGAAATTGAAAGTTGGCCTTACAATTTTACTCGATCAGAAGATTTTCCTCACTCTCAACAACGAGGACAAGTTAATGGACAACTGCTAGTGCAAGACCG GTACATGGATAAGCAATTAATGCAGGCAAAATCTGCCTTTGTGGGGTTGGCCCCCCCTGGAGAGGTTGATTCATGGCAAAAAGAAGGAAAG GGCTACCAATTTTGGACTCAAACCGACAAGATTGGTCGTTTCAACATAAAAAATGTCCGACCAGGGGTGTATAATTTGTATGCTTGGGTCCATGGTTTCATAGGAAGCTACAAATTAGATCTCAATATCACTATCCAACCag GAAATAAGATCGAATTGGGTACACTTATATATGATCCACCAAGAAATGGACCGACATTGTGGGAAATTGGGATTCCAGACAGGACAGCGGCCGAGTTCTTCATACCTGAACCATACCCACAATATGTCAATTCAATTACCAATGATGGTGCAGACAA ATTCAGGCAATATGGATTGTGGGATCGATACTCGAATATTTATCGTGATAGTGACCTTGTCTACACTGTGGGTGCAAGCAACTATTCAAAGGATTGGTTCTTTGCTCATGTTCCAAG GAAAACCGGGGACGATAGGTACCGACCAACAACATGGCAAATCAAATACAATCTCCAAGATGTAAACAATAGAGGAACCTACACTCTCCAAATGGCAATAGCAGCAGCTTCTTTTGCAGAAGTAGAG GTTCGATTCAACGATCCAAATTCCGATCGACCTCATTTTACAACCAGAAGAATCGGTTACGACAACGCCGTACCAAGGCACGGGATTCACGGATTGTACAGATTGTACAGCATTGAAGTACCTGGATATAGATTTCGTAAAGGGAACAACACAATATATCTAACTCAGACAAGAAGTGACAACCCTTTTGAAGCTGTAATGTATGATTACATTCGATTAGAAGGGCCTAATAGTTTAAACGATTAG
- the LOC105787742 gene encoding probable mannitol dehydrogenase, translated as MTRLPEEVHSNKAFGWAAKDSSGVLSPFNFFTRETGEKDVTFKVLYCGICHSDLHMVKNEWGNSIYPLVPGHEIVGEVTEIGCKVQKFKVGDRVGVGCMVGSCHSCDNCINNLENYCPKMIFTYGTKYYDGAVTHGGYSNTMVVDEHFVVSIPENLPLDATAPLLCAGITVYSPLRFYGLDKPGLRVGVVGLGGLGHLAVKFAKAMGTNVTVISTSPSKQKEALENLGADSFLVSRDQDQLQAAIGTLDGIIDTVSAQHPLLPLLGLLKSHGKLVILGIPGKPFELQVFPLIQGRKLIGGSMIGGMKETQEMINFAAEHNIKTDIEVIAMDYVNTAMDRLLKGDVKYRFVIDIGNTLMPSS; from the exons ATGACAAGATTGCCAGAAGAAGTGCACTCCAACAAGGCTTTTGGATGGGCAGCCAAAGATAGCTCTGGTGTTCTTTCTCCCTTCAATTTTTTCACAAG ggaaacaggggaaaaagatgTGACTTTCAAGGTGCTTTATTGTGGGATATGCCATTCAGATCTTCATATGGTTAAGAATGAATGGGGAAATTCCATTTATCCTCTTGTCCCCGG GCATGAGATTGTTGGTGAAGTGACTGAAATTGGATGTAAGGTTCAAAAGTTCAAAGTTGGAGATAGAGTTGGAGTTGGCTGCATGGTTGGTTCATGCCATTCTTGCGACAATTGCATCAACAATCTTGAGAATTACTGTCCCAAAATGATTTTCACCTATGGGACAAAGTACTATGATGGAGCTGTTACACATGGAGGTTACTCCAACACTATGGTTGTCGATGAACACTTTGTCGTTAGCATTCCCGAGAACCTGCCTCTTGATGCTACTGCCCCTCTTCTTTGTGCCGGAATCACGGTGTATAGTCCGTTGAGATTCTATGGACTCGATAAGCCTGGTTTGCGTGTTGGTGTTGTTGGACTAGGAGGACTAGGCCACTTAGCTGTGAAATTTGCAAAGGCAATGGGAACCAATGTTACGGTGATCAGCACATCTCCTAGTAAGCAAAAGGAAGCATTGGAAAATCTCGGAGCCGATTCGTTTTTAGTCAGCCGAGACCAAGATCAGCTTCAG GCTGCCATTGGCACATTGGATGGAATCATCGATACGGTATCTGCCCAACATCCATTGTTGCCATTGCTTGGGCTGTTGAAATCTCATGGGAAGCTTGTGATTCTTGGTATTCCAGGGAAACCATTTGAGTTACAAGTATTTCCTTTGATTCAAG GGAGGAAATTAATAGGAGGAAGCATGATTGGAGGAATGAAAGAAACtcaagaaatgattaattttgCAGCTGAACACAACATAAAAACAGACATTGAAGTTATAGCTATGGACTATGTGAATACCGCCATGGATCGCCTTCTCAAAGGTGATGTTAAATACAGATTTGTGATTGACATTGGTAACACATTGATGCCCTCCTCTTAA